The sequence below is a genomic window from Colletotrichum destructivum chromosome 4, complete sequence.
CGTAGTTCAGATACTTTGCCCCAGGCGGTGCCCTCACACCGGGAGGGCCTAGCACTTGGCACATTCTCGATTGGGACCAGAGGCGGGTAATCGCCGTCACCATGGATGAAGAGCAGGATAACGAAGACCTAGCCATCGAAAACCTCAAGAAACACATCGATAAACTCCCGCCTGATGCATATGCGATTTTAATCTCTCCAGACGGAAGCCTGTACCCTCTCTCTTGCAAtcccgaggacgacgaaaCCACCAGCGTGTACTATCCGCCTTTGGAGAAACTTGAACCGCCAGAGGGCATCCAGACTATCACTCGCTCGGACCTGGAGGAAATTGATCGAATTTCTTCAAATGTCGATCTCGTGTCGTATCAGGCACACCCCGATGCTGGCGGTGGAAAGAAAGTCGTCTTCAAATACTACTTTCTGGTACAGTTTCTGCATAGGCTGTGGCATGAAGATGAATTTGTGGATGCGCCTCCCTAAGCATCCAAACATAGTTCCGTTCGACCGGCTCGTGCTGGACGAACTGAACGGTCACGTTGTTGGGTCCACAAGCGTCTACATTCCCGGCAGCACCATTGAGTACAACCGATCACGCGTCTTTAAACTCGAGTGGCTTAAGCAGCTGACTCGCGTCGTGGACGACCTCAACCTCAAGCACGGCATCATGCATCAGGATATCGCTCCACGGAATCTTCTCGTTGATCCGTCCACAGACAACATCCTGGTGTTTGATTTCAGCTACTCGGGTCGCATTGGAGGTATTGGGCACATCAGCAAGCGAGACGACGTCAAGGGTGTCATATTCATCACATACGAGATCATCACCCTCGATAAACACTTCAGGGAGGTGCCTTACGACCAGCAGGACCCCACTGAAATCCAAGCGTTGGCCGCATGGCACAAACACCCAGATGTGCACCTCGATCACCACGTCTCGGAATATCGATCAGTGCTGAATCACTGGGTGAAGGGGAGGCCGTAGCTCTGTTCATGCAGAAGCACAAGAGCCTATCGATTGGCCGCCGCTCGGTGCGCCGCCCAAAAAGGAActcgtcgtctcggacgGTAAAGGTAATTCAACTGTGGTAGTGGGAGCTGGCTGGTATGAGATACGCCGTGACGAGCGAGAGAAGGGCAATCTTGTCCTTGATTGGCAGCGCCCACCACAAAAGAAAGTCGCATAAGACAGATCTCCACTTCTGCCGATAGAGAGTCCAAAGCCGGACAAACAGTTTCGAAAATATAATTCAGGTAATGAAGCTGCCTCTTCTTGTACAGTCCACATCAACCTTGCAGTGGATGACAAGGCCCCTTAAAGCCCCATCCCTAGCTTTGCCGCGTGGCGCTGCGCGTTGGCAGTTACCAATTAGTAAGCAGGTAACCTTGATTAATTACCATTAAGGGGGCCCGCAATACTGTCATCACTATCAACTCAATCTTTTCCCCTTGCAACGGTACTTGGCGATAACCTTTACTGCCTTTGAGCAGCTGTCTATGTATATTCCAGCATACTGAGCCAGCAAGCCATCCATTATCTTGACACCGTGACTCGCATAGGCATGAGCGAACCGAACATGGCCGGCGCGAAGCACGGAGACCCTGGCTGCACCTGCACGACGTGCCACATCGCGAAGAGACGATCCCATAAGAAATCCCGTAACGGATGCAAGAGTTGTAAACAGAGGAGGATCAAGGTAAGCCTTCAAGATGAACCTGGGCTGCGAATTTCTCCTATCTGACGTTGATTGAAAGTGTGATGAAGTTAAGCCTTTCTGCGGACAATGTGTAAAAGCGACCATCGCTTGCGAATTCCCGCCCCTGGCCTCGAGCTCAGGTGAGCCATCTGGTTCGATTGAGAATCTCGCCTTACAACCCCGAAAACGAGGCCGTCCACGCAAGGACTGGGATGCAGCGTTTAGAGGCCCCAATCCTTCCTACGGCATGCCGGGCTCGTCGGACAGTATGAGATCAACGTCAGCCGATACGGCTCTTGTAGCGGCATTGCCAGATCAGGGGATGATGGATCTCCCGTGGATATGGACGGTAGACGATCTCGAGTTGCAGCATCACTTTTTGACATCCAAGGACCTCACCTTCCAGGACTCAAAGCTCTGGCGCGAGAAAGTCCCGCGTCTGGCCTTCAGAAACCACTGCGTACTgcacctccttctcgccgttTCCGCCTTACACATTGCAAAGCAGAAGCCCAGCGAGTCAGACCGATACACACAGCTTGCAGATAGCCATTACACTGTAGGCCTTCGTCAAGTCATGGAGCTTCTGCCTACCCAAAACAAGGCCTTTGCCGACGCACTCTACATATCGACGACCCTTGTTTGCGCCTACGCCTTCGCAGCGAAACCCAGCCCGGGTCATCTCCTCGTCATTGCagacggagaagaagtgGCATGGTTTGAGCTCCTGAAGGGCGTTCGCATTGTCATCACCAacatgggatgggatgcTATCTTTGCAGGGGTTCTGGGGCCCCATCCCGATCCCGATGAAAAACCGCTGCCATCGACGGCAACAAATAGGGCGGTTCACTGGGAGCCGCCACTGCGCAGCCTCGCAGACTTCATCTCTGTCTCCAATGATCCAGACAAACAGATTCTCCAAGACATGGCCGAAAGCGTTATTTCGTGTTTCCGGTCAACATTTGGCACCACTGAAGAGCCAAGGCTGACGGTAAATGGCAAGATGGAGGTTGTGATTGGATGCGTATATGCAATGAAGGACGAATATGTTCTCTgtctcaagaagaagaacccGTTGGCCCTTCTCATCCTAGCATACTTCGTGGTCCCCATCAAGACACTTGAATGGGTGTGGTACATGAAGGGCTGGGCTAATCACATCCTACACGGAGTCGCGCTCATCTTGGGACCGAGATATCGTGAATACTTGCGATGGCCAACAGAGGAAATCGAGAGGTTGAACACAGACAGAATGAACCAGACTGTCACTCCATGAAACAAAAAGCCAGCTTGTACCTACCTGCATGATGTAAAGTACGTAATAATGGGGCACAtcaaaagaaaaaagtgGTTCTCAATGGTTGTTGGATCATCCTTGTACGGTAACTGTATCCATAGAACCGTCATGTATTGATCTGATCTTATTCAAGACAATAGCGTCTGAGATATGAATACACTCAAGAAAGGAAGCGTCGTCGTTTGAAAAAGTCCTGCACACAGA
It includes:
- a CDS encoding Putative tyrosine-protein kinase, active, whose amino-acid sequence is MDEEQDNEDLAIENLKKHIDKLPPDAYAILISPDGSLYPLSCNPEDDETTSVYYPPLEKLEPPEGIQTITRSDLEEIDRISSNVDLVSYQAHPDAGGGKKVVFKYYFLHPNIVPFDRLVLDELNGHVVGSTSVYIPGSTIEYNRSRVFKLEWLKQLTRVVDDLNLKHGIMHQDIAPRNLLVDPSTDNILVFDFSYSGRIGGIGHISKRDDVKGVIFITYEIITLDKHFREVPYDQQDPTEIQALAAWHKHPDVHLDHHVSEYRSVLNHWVKGRP
- a CDS encoding Putative zn(2)Cys(6) fungal-type DNA-binding domain, fungal transcription factor, producing the protein MSEPNMAGAKHGDPGCTCTTCHIAKRRSHKKSRNGCKSCKQRRIKCDEVKPFCGQCVKATIACEFPPLASSSGEPSGSIENLALQPRKRGRPRKDWDAAFRGPNPSYGMPGSSDSMRSTSADTALVAALPDQGMMDLPWIWTVDDLELQHHFLTSKDLTFQDSKLWREKVPRLAFRNHCVLHLLLAVSALHIAKQKPSESDRYTQLADSHYTVGLRQVMELLPTQNKAFADALYISTTLVCAYAFAAKPSPGHLLVIADGEEVAWFELLKGVRIVITNMGWDAIFAGVLGPHPDPDEKPLPSTATNRAVHWEPPLRSLADFISVSNDPDKQILQDMAESVISCFRSTFGTTEEPRLTVNGKMEVVIGCVYAMKDEYVLCLKKKNPLALLILAYFVVPIKTLEWVWYMKGWANHILHGVALILGPRYREYLRWPTEEIERLNTDRMNQTVTP